A region from the Bactrocera dorsalis isolate Fly_Bdor chromosome 1, ASM2337382v1, whole genome shotgun sequence genome encodes:
- the LOC125776428 gene encoding translation initiation factor IF-2-like: MKFFTVLFLIAFLVVLVNGQRGSGRQGLGGRRVGGPGGFGGAGARPGRPQGPLPCQPRPQPSSSSVAPESSSVEAESSSVEAEYSSAAPSTAAPTDAP; encoded by the exons ATGAAATTCTTCACTGTATTATTCCTTATCGCTTTCCTGGTTGTCCTAGTTAATG gccAACGAGGATCTGGACGTCAAGGACTTGGTGGAAGACGAGTAGGAGGTCCTGGAGGATTTGGTGGTGCTGGAGCGCGCCCAGGCAGACCTCAAGGTCCTCTCCCTTGCCAACCACGACCACAACCATCATCTTCATCTGTTGCTCCTGAATCTTCATCTGTGGAAGCTGAATCTTCATCTGTTGAAGCTGAATATTCATCTGCTGCACCTTCAACTGCTGCGCCCACAGATGCTccatga
- the LOC125776426 gene encoding uncharacterized protein LOC125776426 produces MKFFTVLFFIVFAVVLVNGQRRSGRRGPGGLVGRLAGGPGGFGASARVGGRPPFGGPGRPHGPRPCQPRPQPSSSSVAPDASSVAPESSSVASESSSVASESSSVAPESSSVSA; encoded by the exons ATGAAATTCTTTACGGTATTATTCTTTATCGTTTTCGCGGTCGTCCTAGTTAATG gACAACGCCGATCTGGAAGACGAGGACCTGGTGGACTAGTTGGAAGACTCGCAGGAGGTCCTGGAGGATTTGGTGCTTCTGCAAGAGTTGGCGGACGTCCACCATTTGGTGGTCCAGGCAGACCTCATGGTCCTCGTCCTTGTCAACCACGACCTCAACCATCATCTTCATCTGTAGCACCTGACGCTTCATCTGTTGCACCTGAATCTTCATCTGTTGCATCTGAATCTTCATCTGTTGCATCTGAATCTTCATCTGTTGCACCTGAATCTTCATCTGTCTCTGCATAA